DNA from Bradyrhizobium sp. 195:
CCATGGATCGCCTGTTCAAGGCGGTGGATGCCAGGGATGGGCATGTGCTCTGGCAATTCCGCGCCGGCTCCGGATTCATCGGCCAGCCGATTTCATATCGCGGCTCCGACGGACAGCAATACATCGCGATCCTCTCAGGCGTCGGCGGCTGGCCGGGCGTCGTCGCCAATGCGGAGGTTGATCAACGCGTGCGCAACGGCGCACTGGGCTTCACCGGCGCCATGCAGGACCTGCCGTTTTACACCGCAGGCGGCAGTGAGCTGCTGGTGTTCAAACTTGGCGGCGCGAATGGTGAGGACAGCAGCAATGCGCCCGCGAAATAAGCGCGCCACCATCATCGCCGGCTTTCTGACACTCGCGACGAGCGCAGCGGCAGCATCGGACGGCACGCTTCGGGTCTGCGCCGACCCGAACAATCTGCCGTTCTCGAACAGCGGCGAGGCGGGATTCGAGAACAAGCTGGCCGCCATGGTGGCCGCGGCTTTCGGCGAGCATGTCTCCACCACCTGGTGGGCGCAGCGACGCGGCTTCATCCGCAACACGCTGAAAGCCGGCAAATGCGACGTGGTGATGGGCGTGCCCGCCGGCTACGAACTCGTGGAGACGACTAGGCCCTATTATCGCTCGACCTATGTCTTCGTCACGCGCCAGGATCGCCAGCTCGATCTCTCCTCGCTGCTTGACCCGCGCCTGCACAGCCTTACGATCGGCGTGCATCTGATCGGCGATGACGGCAACAATCCGCCGCCTGCACAGGCGCTCGGCGACCAGGGCATCGTCGACAATTTGCGCGGCTACTCGATCTACGGCGATTATCGCGAGGCCAATCCACCGGCGCGCTTGATCGAGGCGGTGGAGAGCGGCGAGATCGATGTCGCCGCCGCCTGGGGACCATTGGGGGGTTATTTCGCGCAGCGCTCCCCGGTGCCGCTGACGGTGACGCCGATCCGGGACACCGAGCGCTTTGCGCCTCAGCAATTCCAGTTCGCGATCGCGATGGGCGTGCGCAAAGGCAACCACGCCCTGCGCGACCGTCTCAATGCCTTCATCGACGAGCACCGATCCGAGATCAACGCCCTGCTACGAAGCTATGGCGTGCCTCTGGTGGAGTTGCCCGTCACGGCCTCGGGAGGACATCAGTGATGTCGTTGCGCGCAAGCATGCTGTCGTTGCTGCTGTTGTCCGCGACGAGCGGCACGACATTCGCCCAGCAGAGCCTGCCGCAAGCCCAGGAGGCGCAGCAACCAGTGCTCGGGCCGCGTCCCAATTTCGGCGGCAGCGTCGGCAACGGCAGGCCCGGCGTCTTCATGCAGGTGCCGGTCAGTCATCTTCACCCCGGCGCGCAGCCGGACCCGCCGCAGATCAAGAATCCCGTGCAAGGCGATCCGAACGCCGAGCAGCGCGGCATGACCTATTACGTCAACTTCAACTGCGTCGGCTGCCACGCGGCCAATGGCGGCGGCGGCATGGGGCCGGCGCTGAGCAACAGCACCTTCACCTATGGTGCGCAGCCCGAGAACATCTATCTTTCGATTTACCAGGGACGGCCGAACGGCATGCCGGCCTGGGGCGGCGTGCTGCCCGACAGCGTGATCTGGGATCTCGTTACCTATATCGGCAAGCTCAGCAACGAGCCGAGCCGTCAATGGGGCCGCACTTTCTCGGCCAACCCGTTGTCGCCCGAGGTCGAGCAGGTCCCGACCGAGCAGGTTTCGACGACCGATCCCTGGTCCGCCACCAAGGCCTTCAGTTTCGGCCAGAAGCCGTGATTGACCGGAGATGCCGATGATGAGCACCGTCGCACGATTGCTCATTGCCGCAATGCTGGCGCTGGCGGCCGCGTCTTGCGAGCAGGGCAAGGCTGCGGGCCCGGACAATTTCATCGGCGATGCGCGTCGGGGTGCCGACCTCGTCAAGCAGTATCGGTGCGGCGGCTGTCACGATATTCCGGGCATCGCCGGTGCCGAAGGCAATGTCGGCCCGCCCCTGCATCGCATCGGGACGCGCACCTACATTGCCGGCTACATCCGGAACTCGCCGGACAACATGGCTGACTGGATCGAAGATCCGCAGCGTGCGTTGCCCGGCAACGCCATGCCGAGAATGGGTATCCCGCAGAAGGACGCGCGCGACATTGCGGCGTTTCTCTATACGCTGAAGTAGCTGACATGATCTATCGTTCGATGAACTGGTTCCGGGGCGCGCCGTGGCTCGCCGTCACCATCGTGGTTATCGCGATCATGGGCCTTGCTCTGGCGGGCGGCGGAGCCTGGCTCGCCGTGCTGGGCGGCTCTGTCTATTATGTGATCGCCGGCGCCATGCTCCTGCTCACGAGTTGGCTGCTCGCAATCCGCCGCGCCGAGGCCCTCTGGGTCTATGCTGCGCTGCTGCTCGGCACGATGGTGTGGGCGATCTTCGAAGTCGGCCTGGATTTCTGGACATTGGCGCCGCGCGGCGATGTGCTGGCGCCGCTGGGCGTGTGGCTATTGCTGCCGTTCATCGCGGCTCATCTCGGCCCGCGCCGGCGGATCGCGCGACGGGCTCTCGGTGTGGTTCTGATCGGCGCGGCCGTCGTGCTGGCTGTCTCACTGACGAGAGATCGCCATGACCTTGCCGGCACGTTGCCGCAAAACGGAACGACGGGTGCCGTTGTCGCCTCCGGGCCGGGCGTTCCCTCGGCTGCCGAGAACTGGACCACCTATGGCGGCAGCGGCTTCGGCACGCGCTACTCGTCGCTGCGCGAGATCACTGCGGACAACGTGAAGAACCTGAAGCTCGCCTGGGAATTCCGCACCGGCGACCCCAAGGGTCCTGACGATCCCGACGAGATCACCAACCAGGCGACGCCGCTCAAGGTCGGCGACCTGCTCTACACCTGCTCGCCGCACCAGATCGTGTTCGCGCTCGAGGCGGCAAGCGGGAAATTGCGCTGGAAGTTCGACCCAAAGGTCCGGCACAACAAGGCCTTCCAGCACATGACCTGCCGTGGTGTGGCCTATCACGCCACCAAGGCAGGCGCAGTGACGGCTGACGGCACGGCGGCACCGGCCGAATGCGCTGAGCGCATTTTCCTGCCGACCAATGACGGACGGATGTTCGCGCTGGATGCGCAGAGCGGCAAGCCCTGCGAGAGTTTCGGCCAGCATGGCCAGATCGACCTCAAGGAGGGAAGCGAGATCCAGACGCCCGGCTTCTATGAGGGCACCTCGCCGCCCGTCGTCACCGACAAGGTCCTGATCGTCGGTGGCGCGGTGATCGACAATTATTCGGACCGTGTGCCGTCAGGCGTGATCCGCGGCTTCGACGTTTATTCCGGCCGGCTGATCTGGGCTTTCGACGCCGGCAATCCCGACCCGAACGAGATGCCCTCGGCCTCGCATCATTTCACCGCCGGCTCGCCCAATTCCTGGAGCATCTCGGCCGTCGACGAGCATCTCGGCCTCGTCTACGTCCCGCTCGGCTCGAGTTCGCCGGATATCTGGGGCGGCGGCCGCTCGGCGGAGAAGGAACGCTACGATTCGGCGATGGTGGCGCTCGAGATCACGACCGGGAAGCTGCGCTGGTCCTTCCAGAACGTGCACCACGATCTCTGGGACATGGACATGCCTTCGCAGCCGAGCCTGGTCGATTTGCGGTCGGGCAGCGGCGTGACGCCGGCCATCTACATCCCGGCCAAGACCGGCGACATTTTCGTCCTCGACCGGCGCGACGGGCATCAACTGGTGCCGGCGCCGGAGAAGCCGGTGCCGCAAGGCGCTGCATCCGGTGACCGCCTCTCCGCCACCCAGCCGTTCTCCGATCTGAGTTTCCGTCCCCGCGCCATGCTGACGGACGCGCAGATGTGGGGCAGCACGATGTTCGACCAGCTCGTCTGCCGCGTCAAGTTCAAGCGCCTGCGCTATGAGGGACCGTTCACTCCTCCATCGGAACAGGGCACGCTGGTCTTTCCCGGGGATTTCGGCATGTTCGAATGGGGCGGCATCGCCGTCGATCCGGAGCGCCAGATCGCCGTCGCCAATCCCCAATCGATTCCCTTCATCTCGCGCCTGGTGCCGCGCGGAAAAGACAATCCGGCGGCGCCGGACGCGGCGCATCCGCCCGGCACCGAACTCGGGGTCCAGCCGATGTACGGCGCCCCCTACGGCGTCGATCTCGGCATTTTCCTCTCGCCGCTGGGCATCCCCTGCCTCGCGCCGCCCTGGGGCAATATCGCCGCGATCGATCTCAGGACGCAAAAGGTGGTCTGGCAGCACCGCATCGGCACGATCCGCGACCAGGCTCCTCTCCCGCTGCCGTTCAAGCTCGGCATCCCCATGCTGGGCGGACCGATCGTGACGGCGGGCGGCGTCATCTTCATCACAGGAACGATGGACGATTACATCAGGGCCTTCGACGTTCGCGACGGCAAGAAGCTCTGGGAGGATCGGCTTCCAGCCGGCGGTCAGTCGACGCCGATGGCGTACGAGGCCGGGGGCAAGCAATATGTCGTCACGGTGGACGGCGGCCACGGCTCGTTCGGCACCAAGCTCGGCGACTACGTCCGCGCCTATGCGCTGCCGAATTGATCACGCCCGCCGCCGCCTCATCCGCGCCGGCCTGCGGGGCGTGCGAAGAACCCGCGAGGCGGCGACGGCAACGCAAGCGGCAATCCCGAGCGCGGCGAGGCCCGTGCTGATCACGCCGGCGGGCGGAAGTTGCTTGCGCGCCAGCCAGCCGCCATCGACCGATCTGCCCTGCGGACCGGCTTCGATCATGGTGCCCTCGGTGCTCTTTGCAGGACGCGCGCGGGACAGCAGGAACTGAAAGGCCGCGCCCAGGACATTCTCGGTAACCCGCGGAGCCATCGCGTAAGCGACCTGACCTGCACGCGCAGGCCAGCCGACGGCGACCTCGTCGCGCGGCGCGCGCACCATGCGAACGAATGTTTCGGCGACGTCATCCGGCTGGTACAGCAGCGGACCGGGATCAAGCGTGCGCCCGGACATGTTGGCGCCGTGGACGAAGCCCGGCGTATCGACGATGGCGGGAAAGACACCGCAGACGTGGATGCCCGGATGCGCGCGGAGCTCCTGGCGCAGGCTTGCGGTGAAGCCGCGCAGACCGAACTTGCTGGCCGTATAGGCCGCGGCGAACGGCGTCGGCGCCCAACCGCCCAGCGAAATGTTGTTGATCAGTATGCCGCGCCTCTGGCGGAGGAAGATCGGCAGCACCGCGTGGGCGCCATGCATGGTGCCGAGCAGATTGACCTCGATCGTCCGGCGATGAAGCGCGATATCCGCATTCTGGTACGCTCCGAACACGCCAGTGCCGGCGTTGTTGATCCAGACGTCGATGCCGCCGAAGGCGTCTTCGGCCTGCTTTGCCAATCGCTGCACCGCCGCGGCATCCGTGACATCGGTCGGCACCGCGAGCGCGCGGCCGCCCAGCGCCTCGCATTCCCTCGCGAGGACGGTCAGGGTGTCGCCGCGGCGGGCCGCCAAGATCACGCTTGCACCTTTGCGGGCAAACGCCAGCGCCGTGGCACGGCCGATGCCGCTTGAGGCGCCGGTGATGACGACGCGCGTGCCGGTCATCCGGCCCTGCTCTCCCGCGGCCTCCGCGGAAACCAGCCAGCGCAGCGATTGCCGCAAGCGCGCGGTCCCATCCGTCTGGAACCAGTCGCCATGCGCGAAAATCACACGCTCGGGCGCCAGACTCAAAAGCCGCTCGGCCGCAGCCCGGACCGCGCGGCCGCCGAGGCGCAGCAGGAGACGAAGATAGACCGGCGCCTTGCCGTCCGGCCCGGAGATGCCGAGCAGACTTGCCGCAGCCTCGTTCGCAGGGCTGAGATGATCGGGATCGAGGTTCTGCACGAGATCTGTGAGGACCAGCGTTCGGCTGCGCTTGTCGAACAGCTCGATCTCGCAGAACATCGGGGCATTCACCGCGACGGTCTGGAAATCAGCGCTCCATTCCTCAGGCGTGACATCGCCCAGCTCGCGGTCGATGCGGATGCCCGCCGCGCGAACCTGCCTGCGCTGGGAGAGACTACGGGCGGCGAACGTCCTTGCCCGCGGCAGTGCCCGTTGCCAGTCGGCCAGGAACATCCAGTGGCCGATGTTCGGCGCCAGCAGATATTTTATTGCCCCCAACCGCTCCAACTCGTGATGCAGAGCTGGGGAATATCGCACTGGCGAATGCAGCACGAGATCACCGTTCGACAGCCGGAGGACGACCATGCGGATGGGCAGTTCCAGACCGGCGGCACTGATCGGCTGGTCATCAACAATCCAGACATCGTCTGTCACCCGGGACAAGGTGGCGAACGACGAAACGGCGTCGAGGCTTTGCATGGGCGGCTTCCAAAGCGAGACCTTGCTCAAACCGCCGGAGCGAAGCTCGTTCCTAGGGACCATGCGTCGGCGCTAGTCCGGCGAGCGCAGGCCGGGCGAGCGTATCCATTCCTCCAGGGCTGCCGTGGTTTCAGCCAGGCGCGCCTTGCGGATCATACTTTCGCGTTCCCTGCACGGCGCCATTTGCCGCGCCAGCGTCCGTGCCTGCTCCGCCGATTCCAGCAGCCGTTCCTTCAGCGTCAGGGTCTGCTTACGTCGATTGCGTCTTTTTATTTCTGTCATTGTACGCCTCCTGACTGCGCTGAACGCCTTTTTCCTTGGGTGACAGTTGCATCAGGCGGGAGCTCGCGCATTCGCATAAGTGAACCGGCCGTCCAGAATCCGGAAAAAACCTGAGGCCACACGGCGGCTGGTCGCACCGCTCGGCTACACCGCAGGTTTTCTCGTCGATGGCCGTTGTTGCACTCTTCTTCGTCCTGAGCGCCGCGGGCGAAGTCTACGGGACCTGCTGGGCCTCTGGGTCAATGACGTGTTCGGATGGAACGGCGCATGGATCGGTCTGTCACTTGCCACGTTCAGCGTGTGCCAGTCGCTGACTCGGGCTTTGCTGCCTGGGCCCGCCGTCAAATTGCTCGGAACGCGCGGCGCATCTCGCGTGGGAGAAGAGCTCCACCCGCCGGAAGCTAGCTAGCCGCTGCGGTAACGCGCAGCCATCCCACCAATTCACAACTGAGAGTACGGAGAACGAACAAATTTTTCAAACCGGACGTCAAACTGAACAGTCCGTTCTGAGATGCACCGCTGTAAGTGCTTGATTTATATGGTGGGCACACCAGGGCTCGAACCTGGGACCCGCTGATTAAGAGTTCAACACCATCCCTTCTCTGCAGTTTCCAAATACACGCCGCGCTACGACATGCATTCGAGAAGCCCTTTGTTTATAGGCTCTTCTCGCATAATTTCGCGCTCCGTCGAACCCAAACCTTCCAACTGCTCAATCCGCCAACACCGTTTTGAAAACCGTTTTGGCGGCCGTGGACTCTCGTCATGACCGATATTCGAATTTCTCTCACCGACAAGACAATCGCTCAATTACCCGCTCCGAAGGAAGGCTGGTACCTAGCGCGTGATACCGAATTGAAGGGCTTTTTCGTGGTCATTGGAAAGCGGCGAAGAACGTTTACCGTCCAAGGTGACCTCAGGCGGGCGGCAAGCGGGCTTCATCCATTAGGGTTTCCATTGGCGATGCTAGTGAGATGTCGACCCGAGCCGCCCGCGCCACTGCCAAGGAATACTTGGCGCAGATTAGCCGGGGACGGCATCCGAAGGAGAACAAGCCAGCCGAAGAGACGAGCCCGACTCCGGCGATGGAAAGTGGCGGCACAACCGCGAGCATCACTCTCAGGCAGGCCTGGGAGCGGTACCTCGAGGCGCATCTAATCCGGAAGAACCGCAGCGAAAAGACCGTCGAGGGCTACCGCGACCACGTCGAACGAATCTTTGCAGAATGGCTCGACACCACCTTCCATGAGCTCGCAACCGATCCAGCTCGTGTGGCCAAGAAACACGATGAAGTCACAAACGAGAATGGGCCGTACATGGCCAATGGCAGCATGCGCACCCTGCGGGCCATCTACAATCATGCTCGGAAGACGAACAGGTCGTTGCCGTCAGATAATCCGGCCGATGCGGTCGACTGGAATGTGGAGGAGCGCCGCAACACCGGGATGGGATCAGCCGATCTTAAGGGTTGGTTTGCGCAGCTCGCTGCCATCGACAACCCCGTCCGTAGAGAGTTCCACCTCTTCACTCTCCTTTGCGGTTCTCGGCCTACCGCGCTCCAGGAAGCCAAGCCGGAACACATCGATTTTCGGCGACGCGCGCTACATATTCCCAAACCAAAGGGCGGAAAGAAGAAAGCCTTCGACATTCCCTTGTCGCGTCAGATGATCCTTTGCCTCATCCGCGCAATCCGGTGCGGTAGACAGATGTACCCTGTGCAAGCACGAGAGTGGGTTTTTCCGGCCGATAGCACGTCAGGCCATTTGGCGGAAACGAAAGAGGACCGTGAGATGCTATCGAAGTGGGGAAACGACCTCCGTCAAACCCTCCGTACGATCGCAACGGCAGCGGGTGTCTCGGAGATCGACGCCAAGCTCTTGATGAACCATGCCATTCCGGGTGTAAACGGAGGCTACATTACGCGGCACAAGCTTCTCGAAGACCACCTACGTAGCCAGCAGCAGGCAATCAGCAGCGCCGTATTTGCTGCGTTGGGAGCATCGATGACCCAAGAGATTTCGCTTCACGATTGGCTTGGAAGAGGTGGTAACCGACGAGCAACTCAATGGATCGCTTCCGATCGAAAGCAAGATGTACCCCAGGCCGATTGCTCAAATTGAACAAGGATCTGAGGCGTGGAAAATTCCGCTCCTTTATGCAGGCTCATGGATCGATCCAATCCATCATGGACCAATTTGAGTTAACTGCAACCAAGGAGACGAATACTAAGCGCATCAGCGCTAGGACGAAGACTTCGAAATATGCGTTCTCAGGGTCACATCCTGGATGAGCATCAAGTTCGTCGCTCGTCGCCACAAACGTGGGGGCAGCCAAAGGAAGGCGCCGCGCATTTCGTCGACGAACATCTGTTTAACTGAGCCATGACTAAGATCGCCCTCGGCTTAACTCCGGCAGAAGAAAGCAGACGGAGCGACGTGCCAGCTTACGCTGTTCTTCATCGCTGACGAGACGAACCTATCGCACCTTCGACATCGCCTCCCTTAGGAAGCGTTCGACAGTACTCCTCCCCGGCGGCGCGTCGACGCTGACGGTGTCCGCTCCGACACCGCCCCCACTCAAGCGGTAGCGACAACGAAGGCGTTGCGGGTTTGGAGCGGCCGACCAAGCGTTCTCCGACCGTCGGATCTGCAGCGGCCGGCCGCGCTTCCATGAGTTCAAGCGCGGCGCGTCCGTTGTCAGTTATTCGCCAGCCACCGCCTGTTCGCTCAATGAGCCCTTGGGAAAAAATGTCCAAGTTAGGCATGCGCGATGCCAGCCGTTTGGTGCGCTCTGTCCATTCCGGCCCGCTCGTTGCCAATATCGCCATATCACGTTTGAGCTCCGCCATGAGAGCGAAGCCATCGGGATAGCTCACTAGGATCTTCAGGACAGTGACCTGGAGATTCACCCCGACCCCTCCACGACTACCGCCACATTGTCGGCGCTTCGGAGAGGGCTTTGCGGCCAACCTGCCTCAAGTCATCCGGTGAGGTGTCGCCTCTCGTGGCAGCCTCCAAAATCTTTGAAGCCACGTGGGTGCGGGTGCCGGTCTGGTCTCGCGAAACGCTTTCACAGACCTCATCAAGAACCGCACGTAAAAGCGCGGTGGTAACGGAGTCGAACATAAGAGACCCCCAGCGAAGAACAATTTTAAAGTTTTAGAGAGCGTCCAACGCTCGCGAATTCACGAATGCTAACAATTCAAAGAAACTGCCGAGATTTTACATCCGCGCCCGCTCTTCGCAAGGGCTTCTGTTGCTGCCGACAATGCACCTGCCGAAGTCACATCGGCTGGTTGCTGTCAAAGCCCTCGGTGGTTGCGGGCGGCTCGATGCTCGACCTGCGGGTATCATGGTTGCCCAAGCAGCCACCCCACGTTTGCCGTCGGGGTTTTCGGCGGGGCGAAGCACTGGCGGCGTCATTGGAAGGGATTCCCGGCATGGAACCAAGCGGCTGGCCGTCCGTTGGGCGGTATTGGCCAGCGGAGACGACGCGCACCCGCGTCAGCATATGCAACCACTCGGCTGGGCCTCCATCTCAGGGGAAGAGACATGGCCGATGCCGCAAATCAAATTCCCGACCGCATTCCGATCAACCTTATCGTCAATGGTAACAGGCGCACGCTTGACCTCGTGCCCTGGACCACACTCCTCGACGCTCTGCGCGAACATCTCGCGCTGACTGGGACCAAGAAAGGTTGTGATCACGGCCAATGCGGCGCCTGCACCGTTCTGGTCGACGGCCGACGGGTCAATTCCTGCCTGACGCTCGCCGTCATGAAGGACGGCGCGGAGATCACGACAATCGAGGGACTTGCCCGGGATGGCGCGCTGCATCCCCTGCAACAGGCCTTCATCGATCACGACGCCTTCCAGTGCGGCTATTGCACGCCCGGACAGATTTGTTCCGCGACCGGACTCCTGGCCGAAGGCCGCGCCAAAGATTCTGACGAGATCCGGGAGCTGATGAGCGGCAATCTTTGCCGCTGCGGTGCCTATCCGAACATCATCGCTGCCATCCAGCAGGCAATGGGGCGGCCATGATCAATTTCCAATATTCCCGCGCCAGCGACGTCGCCGATGCGATCCTCCTGCTCACCGCCCATCCCGGCGCCAAGCTCATCGCCGGCGGCACGAACCTGATCGACCTGATGAAGGAGAATGTCGAAGTGCCGTCCCGGCTGATCGACGTTTCGCGCCTGCCGCTCCGCAAGATCGAGGAGACACCCGACGGTGGCCTGCGCATCGGCGCCTTGGTGCCGAACTCGGACCTTGCCTACCATCCGCTGATCGAGCAGCGCTACCCGTTGCTCGCCAGCGCCATCCTGGCCGGCGCCTCGGCACAACTGCGCAACATGGCCTCCGTCGGCGGCAATCTGATGCAGAGAACGCGTTGCGCCTACTTCTATGACACGGCGACGCCCTGCAACAAGCGAGCTCCCGGCAGCGGCTGCTCGGCGATCGACGGCCTAAACCGCAACCATGCGATCCTCGGCACAAGCGTCTCCTGCATCGCCACCAATCCGTCGGACATGAGCGTGGCGTTGGCCGCGCTCGGCGCGCTCGTGCACATCGCAGGTCCATCCGGCGAACGCACTATGGCGCTGACCGATTTCCATCGGCTCCCTGGCGACACGCCGCATGTCGATACCAATCTCGAGGTCGGCGAGATCATCACGGCGATCGAACTGCCGCCGCGCGGCTTTGGCCGCAACTACAGCTACCTGAAGATCCGCGACCGGCTGTCCTATGCCTTCGCCCTGGTCTCGGTCGCGGCTGCGCTCGAACTGGACGGCAACGCGATCAGAGAGGCGCGTGTCGCGCTCGGCGGCGTGGCCCACAAACCCTGGCGCAGCCTTGAGGCCGAAACGGCATTGCGCGGCCATGCGGCAACGCTGGAACATTTCTCTCGCGCTGCGGACCTCCTGCTGCAGGGGGCAAGAGCCCATGCGCATAATGGCTTCAAAATCGAGCTCGCGCGCCGCGCCATCGTCCGGACGTTGACGCAGGCCGCAAGCGCCACACCGCAATCGCAGGCCCACAAGAAGATCGCGTGAGGGACCGATGAACGCCTATGTCGGAACATCAACGTCCCGGGTCGACGGCCGGGCCAAGGTCACCGGGGCTGCCAA
Protein-coding regions in this window:
- a CDS encoding substrate-binding domain-containing protein, whose translation is MRPRNKRATIIAGFLTLATSAAAASDGTLRVCADPNNLPFSNSGEAGFENKLAAMVAAAFGEHVSTTWWAQRRGFIRNTLKAGKCDVVMGVPAGYELVETTRPYYRSTYVFVTRQDRQLDLSSLLDPRLHSLTIGVHLIGDDGNNPPPAQALGDQGIVDNLRGYSIYGDYREANPPARLIEAVESGEIDVAAAWGPLGGYFAQRSPVPLTVTPIRDTERFAPQQFQFAIAMGVRKGNHALRDRLNAFIDEHRSEINALLRSYGVPLVELPVTASGGHQ
- a CDS encoding c-type cytochrome, which produces MSLRASMLSLLLLSATSGTTFAQQSLPQAQEAQQPVLGPRPNFGGSVGNGRPGVFMQVPVSHLHPGAQPDPPQIKNPVQGDPNAEQRGMTYYVNFNCVGCHAANGGGGMGPALSNSTFTYGAQPENIYLSIYQGRPNGMPAWGGVLPDSVIWDLVTYIGKLSNEPSRQWGRTFSANPLSPEVEQVPTEQVSTTDPWSATKAFSFGQKP
- a CDS encoding c-type cytochrome gives rise to the protein MMSTVARLLIAAMLALAAASCEQGKAAGPDNFIGDARRGADLVKQYRCGGCHDIPGIAGAEGNVGPPLHRIGTRTYIAGYIRNSPDNMADWIEDPQRALPGNAMPRMGIPQKDARDIAAFLYTLK
- a CDS encoding glucose/quinate/shikimate family membrane-bound PQQ-dependent dehydrogenase encodes the protein MNWFRGAPWLAVTIVVIAIMGLALAGGGAWLAVLGGSVYYVIAGAMLLLTSWLLAIRRAEALWVYAALLLGTMVWAIFEVGLDFWTLAPRGDVLAPLGVWLLLPFIAAHLGPRRRIARRALGVVLIGAAVVLAVSLTRDRHDLAGTLPQNGTTGAVVASGPGVPSAAENWTTYGGSGFGTRYSSLREITADNVKNLKLAWEFRTGDPKGPDDPDEITNQATPLKVGDLLYTCSPHQIVFALEAASGKLRWKFDPKVRHNKAFQHMTCRGVAYHATKAGAVTADGTAAPAECAERIFLPTNDGRMFALDAQSGKPCESFGQHGQIDLKEGSEIQTPGFYEGTSPPVVTDKVLIVGGAVIDNYSDRVPSGVIRGFDVYSGRLIWAFDAGNPDPNEMPSASHHFTAGSPNSWSISAVDEHLGLVYVPLGSSSPDIWGGGRSAEKERYDSAMVALEITTGKLRWSFQNVHHDLWDMDMPSQPSLVDLRSGSGVTPAIYIPAKTGDIFVLDRRDGHQLVPAPEKPVPQGAASGDRLSATQPFSDLSFRPRAMLTDAQMWGSTMFDQLVCRVKFKRLRYEGPFTPPSEQGTLVFPGDFGMFEWGGIAVDPERQIAVANPQSIPFISRLVPRGKDNPAAPDAAHPPGTELGVQPMYGAPYGVDLGIFLSPLGIPCLAPPWGNIAAIDLRTQKVVWQHRIGTIRDQAPLPLPFKLGIPMLGGPIVTAGGVIFITGTMDDYIRAFDVRDGKKLWEDRLPAGGQSTPMAYEAGGKQYVVTVDGGHGSFGTKLGDYVRAYALPN
- a CDS encoding SDR family oxidoreductase: MQSLDAVSSFATLSRVTDDVWIVDDQPISAAGLELPIRMVVLRLSNGDLVLHSPVRYSPALHHELERLGAIKYLLAPNIGHWMFLADWQRALPRARTFAARSLSQRRQVRAAGIRIDRELGDVTPEEWSADFQTVAVNAPMFCEIELFDKRSRTLVLTDLVQNLDPDHLSPANEAAASLLGISGPDGKAPVYLRLLLRLGGRAVRAAAERLLSLAPERVIFAHGDWFQTDGTARLRQSLRWLVSAEAAGEQGRMTGTRVVITGASSGIGRATALAFARKGASVILAARRGDTLTVLARECEALGGRALAVPTDVTDAAAVQRLAKQAEDAFGGIDVWINNAGTGVFGAYQNADIALHRRTIEVNLLGTMHGAHAVLPIFLRQRRGILINNISLGGWAPTPFAAAYTASKFGLRGFTASLRQELRAHPGIHVCGVFPAIVDTPGFVHGANMSGRTLDPGPLLYQPDDVAETFVRMVRAPRDEVAVGWPARAGQVAYAMAPRVTENVLGAAFQFLLSRARPAKSTEGTMIEAGPQGRSVDGGWLARKQLPPAGVISTGLAALGIAACVAVAASRVLRTPRRPARMRRRRA
- a CDS encoding (2Fe-2S)-binding protein, encoding MADAANQIPDRIPINLIVNGNRRTLDLVPWTTLLDALREHLALTGTKKGCDHGQCGACTVLVDGRRVNSCLTLAVMKDGAEITTIEGLARDGALHPLQQAFIDHDAFQCGYCTPGQICSATGLLAEGRAKDSDEIRELMSGNLCRCGAYPNIIAAIQQAMGRP
- a CDS encoding FAD binding domain-containing protein produces the protein MINFQYSRASDVADAILLLTAHPGAKLIAGGTNLIDLMKENVEVPSRLIDVSRLPLRKIEETPDGGLRIGALVPNSDLAYHPLIEQRYPLLASAILAGASAQLRNMASVGGNLMQRTRCAYFYDTATPCNKRAPGSGCSAIDGLNRNHAILGTSVSCIATNPSDMSVALAALGALVHIAGPSGERTMALTDFHRLPGDTPHVDTNLEVGEIITAIELPPRGFGRNYSYLKIRDRLSYAFALVSVAAALELDGNAIREARVALGGVAHKPWRSLEAETALRGHAATLEHFSRAADLLLQGARAHAHNGFKIELARRAIVRTLTQAASATPQSQAHKKIA